In Candidatus Micrarchaeia archaeon, the sequence TACATTTAAGAATTATGATGCAAGCGGCTCATTAATGGTTTCAAAAACAGGAGAACCTATAGATGGAGAAACTGGTAGTCAAGAAGGAGATTCATCTGGATTGCTCTTAATAGGTGGAGTAGTTATTATAGTATTAGCAATAATACTATGGTGGCTTAATTCACAAGGAGCACTTGGGTTAAAGAAATTAAAGAAAAAATAATTTCTTTTTTTTTCTTTTTTTATTTTTATATTAACAACAACAAATACTTTTTAATATCTTATTTATTAAATAAAAATTAGAAGGTGAAATTAAATGGATAAAACTTTAAAATGGATAATTGGGATAGTAATCATACTTATTTTGGCAGTTATAGTAATACTTACTATGAGTATGGGAGCATTAATATTTGGGAGATATGCACAAGGAACACCAATGTGTATATTTGAAGAAGCAGGATTTGTATGTAATGAAGTAATTCCTGTTATAGACACAAATGGATATTTATATGGTATATTCCAACATGCAAAAGATGAAACAATTATTATTAAAAAAGTAGCTTTTGTAGAAGGAGCAGATAAAAATACTGAAGTTAAATGTTGGATAGATACACAAAATATAGAAGTACCTTCAAGAAAACCAATTTCATTTACTAAATTCGCTGCATCTGGAATTCAAGGATGTAAAGTTAATGGAGAAAAAATACATTTAAATCCAGGAGCTCAAATAAAAGGAAAACTTTTTATTGAATATAATTTAAAAAGTGATGAGAATAATGAAATTAACACACCAAAATATGCAATTGCAAATATAATAGCAAACGTAGAAGTAGAATAATTCTCTTTTTTTTATTTTTATTCTATTTTATGAAAAACTATTTGTGAAATTTTCATACCAGAATTTAATTTTATTGAAAAAGGAGCCATATTAACTATTTCTAATACTATTGCATTTTTAGAATTTGGGTGATGAACTGAACTTGTTATATGTACAGCTAAACCCATACGCGCATATCTGCTTCTGCCTTCTAATCTCCCAACAATATCTTTATCTATTATTATCTTCTCTTTTGTAATACCTAAACACATTTCCTGGCTTTTAAGAATGATATTATTTGTTTTTACTTTTTTAAGTGCTGATTTATATCCTATTTTTTTAAGATCAATAACTTTATTTGGCGAAAAAGTATCTTTAAAAACCCAGAAAGTATTATCTAAAGTTAAATCCACAGAAGAACGGCCAATTTGTGATTCTTTAATATTTGGTATAAATTTAATTTTCCCTTTTTTTATATATTCTTCTATTGTTTTTTTAGATAAAACTGTCATTAAATCACCGATAATTTAAGAGAAAGAACCTTTATAAAGGTAAAGAGTTCTTTTTATTAATATGTCCTTAGATTACATTAGTAGAGAAAATACACATACTGAAATCATAAATAATAAAAAAGAACTAGAAACTGCTATGTTTGATTGGGCTATTAAAAATAGAAATTTAATAGATAAAAATAGATTTAAAGATATAACTGGGGGAAATCCAGATTTATTAAGGTTAACTACCATAGAATTAGAAAAATCATCAGAATTAAAAAAAGAATTAGAATATAGATTAAGAATATATGTTGAGTCTCGTTTTAATCAAATTCATAAATATATAGAAATGAAAGGATTAGATAATTATATTGCTGATTTAGCAGATATAAAAGATAAAGAACTTGCTTTTATTTTAATTCTATCAAAATGGACTAAAGGAGTAAATGAAATATTTAAATACGAAAAAGAAGAAAAAGATACATTTTACAAAGAATACATAGATGAAGATGGAGAAAATTATTTATTATATAATAAAGAAATAATTGATTCAATGATTGAATGGTCAAAAAATAATATAGAAAAAATAAACAAAAATAAGTATAAACAAATAACTGGAAATGCATTAGATATTAATAATATATCTGAAGAAGAATTAGAAAAATATGTAATATTCCGTTTTAAAGAAAT encodes:
- the dcd gene encoding dCTP deaminase — translated: MTVLSKKTIEEYIKKGKIKFIPNIKESQIGRSSVDLTLDNTFWVFKDTFSPNKVIDLKKIGYKSALKKVKTNNIILKSQEMCLGITKEKIIIDKDIVGRLEGRSRYARMGLAVHITSSVHHPNSKNAIVLEIVNMAPFSIKLNSGMKISQIVFHKIE